The DNA region agcttcattacgcggtacagccccagaagacgaaggcaataaatgcctttggaacaaacccacaaatctctgatgatcaagtaaaacctgaccatcagattccttcatctggtccagcttcctcttcatgtttgtagcatagtcatgtgcgagacggtgcaactgtttattctcatgcttgagccctctaatctcctgtttgagactcatcacttcagccgccaatgattcaacttggcgggttcgagcaaataggcgttgggccatattagacacagaacctgcacactgaacactgagagccagagaatccttaacagctaactcatcagatcgtttggaaagtagtctgttatctttgggagtgagaaggttcctggccaccaccgcagcggtcatatcattcttcataacggaatccccaacggtaagaggaccagtaggggagacgaaggatgggcgccatatgttgtctggagaaggcggggctgcctcttcaacaaggttcaagtcaaaacgacggtcggaggggccagacattttcaaaggtgttgaagagagaagaggtcgaacaaatcaagatcttagaagtgtaagaatggagcttctactggtggagattcaagtgtgctttggaacttaatgccagcccctataaaaatctgcactcgacggagcttcagaaatcgaagaggcgcctgctcagaaatcgaagaggcgtttgctttctcaaaagctgggctgctcagagaccacgagggtcgatctcagaaatcgaagaggcgtctgctttctcaaaagttgggctgctcaaagaccacgaaggccgatctcagaaatcgaagaggcgcttgctttctcaaaagttgggctgctcagagaccacgagggccgatctcagaaatcgaagaggcacctacttttccagccttggcagcacctgtcacacgcacactcagctttgcggaaattatgggcattctgtcgaagacttctggtgaagtagaaagcacatgagtcttactgttcaatcacccacttcccacacgcaatagTAGCTCATGTgtatcacagataactttgccaaagttctctgccaaagttgagcacgtgaagcttgcagcttccactacatcgctctgaccaagacgggtaaaagaatagcaaagaaacaacactaacaaagtttagacacataaattttgaaggtctagctaccccatattattacccacaagggtaaaggaacagtatcactgctggataattggaaagtccctgtgtgtcaacctctgtgcttcgtggcaaggtagactagcaaacatgcccaacctttactcacattcgagaaaacactcccaacaagattgcttgctccaaaatcgaagaggcaccgtcctccgaatctcgagagccagactcccaacatgactactttctcaaaaatcgaagagagggtaaaggaacagtaccattgctggataattggaaagtccctgtgtgtcaacctctgtgcttcgtggcaaggtagactagcaaacatgcccaacctttactcacattcgagaaaacactcccaacaagattgtttgctccaaaatcgaagaggcaccgccctccgaatctcgagagccagactcccaacatgattaccttctcaaaaatcgaagagacaccgctctccgaatctcgagagccagacccccagcaggattgctttctcaaaaatcgaagagacatcgttctccgaatctcgagagctagatccctgataggattgcttgttcgaaaaccgaagaggcaacactttcccaactacaagagccggatctccttggataaagctgtctgtaatcttcacacgcaacatcagctttccacataccacagaccactttttcaaagtgctctgacagggtaaaggaatagcattactacttgttgttaaggagactcctatatatgtcaacctccatccccaacggacagacagacctgcaaaaatgctcaacccttcctcatatatgagagggcactctcaacgaagcctttcgaaatattcagctttctttccccccgataatacctctgcaaacaagttatactagagcaagaatatctcatatcatcagggttaaaagcaagagtatcccatatcatgctttttccctgtcttttcctttggccttgttcttacctgcaagacaaggagaaagagagcaatcagtcagcacttggaatcaagcttccagccaggaactgactgcctggaacttacttacctggcattgctctcgagtactcatcttcaacatcttatgcttccagggaagataccgcatctgcctgaggaacagatagggcaagtgagaaggatacaaggaagcatgtggagacaagcgtaacagcacacgtgccgatacatccattactctgtcaaagcaaaagtatcccatatcagtagggtcgaacgtactctagatttgatggacttgttttgaccctcaaattcttcagtcggccttatactctggaggaaaccagaaaaccctccagctcagttcaagaataagcctgtggaaagttacttcttcaaaagcaaaagtatcccatatcatctcttctcatttttcttctctttatccttcatgctgcctgcaagatagggagaatgtgaacaatcagccggagctctgattgcttaccttgtctgtcacctctttcagcaaatcccctagctcggcaacttgagggactcctactacatggtttgtatcgcgcttgaccaagcctgaaactacaagtaagcttcaagtgaaattgatacattaccttgtgcatctccaccagttaaagataccacccctggatggaggaagagtacttctagagaagatgccacatctacctgtgagacagataaggcaagtcaagacgataccacattccgatacttagaagtttcgtgattacgagatcactctcccacaatatttcctaatgtcatttgtactaaatcattcacctgtactcactaaaggaaagcttgaacctatgtacttgtgtaaacccttcacaattaatgagaactcctctattccgtggacgtagccaatctgggtgaaccacgtacatcttgtgtttgctttcctatctatatccatttatatacttatccacactaatgatcggagcaatctagcgaagatcacaaaaagcaaccgttttcgctacctaggatatatcgtgcaagagaacggagaattagagagatctcaaccatagaatagaagttggatagatgaagtgtaagagtgcatccggcgggtTGTgtaaccgtcgtaggccactgaagctcaagggaaaattttataggacggcaataaggccagcgatgttgtatggcacagaatgttgggcggtgaagcatcaacacgtacacaaaatgggtgtggcggagacgaggatgcttcgtgggatgtgtgggcacacaagaaatgataagattggaaatgaggatattcgaggtaaagtaggagtggccgaaattgaaggaaagatgagagaaaatcggttccggtgatttggacatgtgcaaagaaggcctactgacgctccggttcgaagatgtgactacgggacagaggttcagggccaaaggggtagaggaagacctaggaaaactttggaagagactctaagaaaagacttagagtacttggttctaacggaggacatgacacaaaaccgagcgcaatggcgttctaggattcatatagccgaccccacttagtgggaaaaggctttgttgttgttgttgttgttgttgttggcatTCCTTAGTGTACAAATTGTGTAGAAAAcgtttacattcaaagaaaaaaaaatgattctaTATAGCTTGAGTTTGTAATCCATTTTCTTGACCACTCCATTTTTTCGGATCACCTAGTTCTTCTCCCGTCCATTGCCGCATTCTTTCTGAGGCTTGTTCTACCTGcaatttaatttcaattaagTGTTTTATTTTACCACAAAGTATGGATTATAAATTCATAACCATATTAATTTGCGTtatgtttaattaaatttgatgGTAGGAAAAAGCATTAATACTTTACCTCTTTGTTCCAATTAGTATTGTAAACGATGTACAGGAGGATCAGTGTCTGCAATAATGTCCCAAATATCATACCAATCCAAATTCCCTACAAAAACAACGCTCGTTATTTTCatcatgaaaagaaaaatgtgtttcaGCATGTTAATTAATCATAGTTTTTTATTGTTACTTTATGCTAATCATTAGTTGAAAGGTTTGAACTATTAAGTTtcttaaacttttgttagtgacAACTTTGGTTACCTCCACTCTCAAACTTGTACGGTAACCCAGAAGAAACCCTAGAGGTAGCCCAACAATAtaataacaaaacaaatttatgTAAGCCACCAAAGCTTGCCAACCTCCTCCAACAGCAACACCTGTGAAATTTGTATTGTTATAACCTCAAGGGTTTCGATGATTTGATAATATCGTAGTCTTATATTAAATTGTCTGATAAGAGAAAATTAAGTTTACCAGATATAACTGGTTGAACACTATTGAGGAGCATTGTAACACTGAGTAGGAAGGCTAAACGAGAGACGGCTTGTTGCATCTCTTTGCTTTCAGTAAAGATGATGGCAAAATGATCCTTGGCTGCCAAGATAACCAGTGCAAAAATCATCCCAATGAGGAGAGACTCAAGGATGGTGATAATGACTGAGTATTTTGCAGCTCTAGGATGTGCTGATCCAAGCTCATTGGAGACACGAACGCTGCAAGGAAGTAAAATTGGAGGAGGTGTACTCCAAGGAGCGAATAAGAAAGAGTAATCCTCAGAACAATGGAATTGGATTCCATCCGGATCCATTTTGTGGGGATCCTAATCCCCACATCCCCACATCTTAACCATTCATCGTGTATCATGCAGTcataaatcatttaatttttttatttaaaattaaacacaaatagcaTCTGATGGAAACTGACCACaagatatacgataaacggtaAGGATGTGGGAATccctaggatcctcacaaaatggatttggagaggatccctttcccagAACAATGACATTGACTAATTACATAATATGATAGTTGATGTATCATTTATAGTTTAACCACATACATATAATTATAACTATCACATCACTTGGTCAGCTAATGGAGTACTTACGGTTTTTAATACGAAATTAAGAATTAGCAGCAAAAAGTGAAAGTTCCTTACCTTATTGCTGCATTGATCCCAATAAACAACATGCCTTCCCATCCATTCACATTCATGCTGAAACagaaaatcaaacacaaatcaGAATAAAATGATTTCGTATCAATTAATATCGAAACCTAACGTACATATTATTGTGGAGGGAGGAACATTGTAGTCAATTTTTACGGTAAAAGAACAAAGGGTTTTGTTACCAGATTGAAAGGGAGCCAACTGCAATAACAGGATCGTCAAGGTGTCCAGTGAGAACAATTATGGTCATGAAATACCAAATCTCCAAGCAAAGCATGACAGCTGAAGCAATAGAGAGTTTTGCAAAAGACCACAATTCCTTGAAGGCCAGCCATGACAACCCCTTCCAGCCGTCAGTACACCAACCGACTATATAAACCACCTGAGCCAATGCCATCCCCCAGGCTGAGATATCATACGCTGCAGCGGCACCGCCAGTTCCCCACCCGAAAACTTTTATGAAGAGAAAAAGGATTCCTATGTGTGCTATCAGAGAGATGAAACCAATCCATGCAAGAACTCCAACCTTGCTCTGTGCCTGCAAGAACTTCTGAGTTGGGAAGTTGATGGCAAGGGAAAACATTTGAGGGATGGTTTGGATGGAGAATTTCCCGGCTAGGTCTGCAATGTCATCCTCTTGGCCTAAGAGTTTTAGGACTGGCGCGGAGTAGATGTAAAGTGGTAGTATAGCAATGCAGGCAGCGAAAAGGATTATCCACGAGCGCTGCATGTACACCCCTAGCATGTCTACTTGCCCAGCACCAAATGCCTGCCCACATAGTGTTTCAAGTGCACTTGCCATACCAAGCTGCAAGTTCAACCACATTCATTGTTTAGTTTTAACCATTGAATTAtagtgtatgtatgtatgtatatgtgtgtatgtgtgtgtgtgtgtgtgtgtgtgtgttttgtgtgcgTGTAGCGATGTTCTGATGCAATCTAACTGACGGGGAGGAGAATTTGAACTTAGGTATAGAGGGTGACACAATGCCTACCCAACCCGGCTATGCTCAGGTCTGAAAAAACTAGTATATCTGATTCACTTGTAGTTATCAAATAAATACTTCTCATGAAAACCCTAAAACTCTAAACATCTACCTTCTTAATTAAACCATGAAAATCCTTTAGATTATTTCGTTGCGAATCATGTACGTACTTGACACACATTCAGATCGCTAAATCTTGTGGTGCAAGTATTGTAAGACCGTTTGTATGCATAACACTACTTAATCATCGTGAATGAATACGAATGCACAACAAAATAGGAACATTGAGTATGAAAATCCTTTGGGAAACTGCAATGCAAGGAGAAGAAGCTAACCAGGAAGCCAAACGAAAAATTGGAAATGACAGAGAGAGAAATTGCAACGGCAGAGAGCTCCACATTTCCTATATGCCCAACAAAGATGTTTGTGAAGGAGTTGACACCGTAGTTGCACAATATGTTAAAGGCAATTGGCCCTGCAATTGACCAAAGCTTTGTGGTCTCTACAAAACATATGCTCTTGGCATCCTGGAAGGTGTGAATTACCGGATAATCTCCGTCACTGGACCCAATGAACGCGGGAGGAGCATGGTGGAGTTCTGCAGGTTCAAGGGATGAGACTGCGTCATCCACTCCATCAATCATCAATGTTGGACTTTGTAGCACTGCTGAAGATGATCCAGCAGAGGCCTCCGCCTTAACTGGTACATTTTCTTCCGGGGTACCTATTTTCGAAAACTTTTAAATCAACCctttgaatctttttttttttttttttttgcttcaccTTCGGAAGCTTGGGATTAAAGAAAACTCAGGAGATTCTGATTTCTTTGTGtttcttcttgttttatttaatttcgatTTTTTTGTTCCGGCGAAGTAATCTTAAGAATGCTGCTAATATAGCTATAATTTAGGCACGCCATACAAAGATATCAACCTCGCATAAAAAAGATGACCAAGTCTTAGATTGTAGTGCAGTTTTCAGTTATTATTTCTTCAGAATTTTAGTTGTAATTGCCTTGAACCGTTTGGGTACAACAACTCAAGTCACTTGCATATAAACTTTGTACCgatatacaaaatattaaatcaaGGACAAAGATAGTGCAAATGACACTTTACCataggggcgaaaaacaaaaatgTCTATGCATTATGATGTGGGTTCGATTCCTACTAAATGTTGTTGTTTGTAAAACTCATCTATGACCCAACATATTCTGAATTGAAAGACCGTTTGTGGGAATGATCCAATAATGACCTAAAAACTGCTTGGtttaaattatgaaaaaaaattatgagatATATCTGTAGGCATTGAAATTTTGgaaatttcgtgtttacataCACATACCAAAGGTTAGTGCCATCTATGCAAAACCTTTTAACATGTTTGGGaagattttttgtttgtttttttatttcatgACAGTTATGACAATTCCAGAGTTGCCATACCAATCTAGTTATTAAGATCTTTCctgttttttgattttttttttttcagttcccTGTATGGTTATTAAAGGACAGATTAGTAATTAAGAAATTGGCAAAAATGGGTAGGATGAGCACAATGGAAGGTGATAACAGCACTCattattattcttcttcttattaACTACATATTACATCAAATCTcgattaaactaattaaaatcaaatgttaactaaatcaattaattaaataGAGATAACACGATGGTGGCGAGAAGGTTGAAATGCATCTGTAAATCTTCTCGGCCTCCAAAATGGTGGACTGCCCGTtggtcttttaaaaaaaatagaaataacatatcaatcatatattgACGATATATTGAaagttaattataaataaatatatatatatatatgaataaataaataaagagtaaaaaaATTGAGACGGGGTGATTAGTaaggaaagagatcctctccggatctcttccaccaaagaAACCCAATCAAATGATCCGAactcttaaaatttgatctaacagctaaaattattataacttttaaagggaaCTCATgtttttaaccgttggattacATTTCAAGAGTCCGGATCACTTGATTTGGTGAATTTAGTGGaaaagatccggagaggatatcttttttatttgtaatccactatttttttcgaaatttaataaaaaataataaaacaaaataaaagttaattGTCCCATACGCATGTGGAAAGAAATAGTTTTAATAATTACAATTGGTAAATGATCATGAAGTATTAGAAAAGAATTCCATGACCTAGTGGAAAGGAAAAGGCATCATCATTTGCAAAAAGGTAAAAGTAAGGCGACATGACAGGGCGGAATATCTCCCTGCATATCCACCCACCTACCTGGCCAGAGGTAATGTCAAAAATGAAATCACTGAAATGTGAGACCTACAAATATACTTGTCCTTCATGTCGATATAATGTCCCACAAAGGCATCCAATGACATTTCTCCTCCTCTGCCCACAAATTCTGATACTGCCTATATGCCTGTGTAATATGCATACAGAAACATATTCACAAAACAACATCTCCCAAACCATTCACCAAGAAATACAAACGGGAAGATTTCATGAACGGAAAACTCCGCTTCGGCTGACGGAAGTAAAGTGCCTTTTACTCGTTTCAAGAAACTGCTTCCTGGATGCAATAGGACAAGTCTTATTCTCTTGGCAGCACATTCTCCCCTTTCCCATTGAACTCTTAGAAATAAAATCTTGTCCAGTCAACTCATAGGCTCCGGTTGGGAGTATTTGATTGTCAGTATACACCGTACTTGTAGCTGCTGTACTTGCTTTTGAGCAAAGGAAGAGGGAAAGATTGTACCTGTGACAAATCCAGTAACTTTCACTGGTCTCGAGTACCCAGCTATAATCGCTACGATGGCTAATGCAGTTAAACCTGCAAGTACAAAACCCCAGTGAATCTTTCAAAAATTGTCTTAAATACGACCCTGGATCCATACCCTAACAGCATTCCTAAAAGGCAGAGCATATTAACAAAAGAAGCATGAAACCTATGGTGACAGATATCAATTTTAAAAATTGAGGGATAAAACACATACCATCTTTAATGTTGTCCTTGTCAGTCCGATGGCGGAGCCTGGgatgtttattttctttttctgaggGAAAGATGAAGAAGCTCGCAAAGACTATCGTAGAAGTAGAAAGGCAAGTATCGGCAGCTTGCTTGTGCCAGCCTCCTTGAGGCAATTTAACCAACAGTTTGGTTCATTGTGAAGGGCAACTAGAACTGCCATAGCAGAAAATCCATCAATAATCTTTCAATAATAATTCAAGTTGAAATCAAGTGACGATAAAATACGAAGGGGCAACTGAAAATCTAAATTCATCTAAACTAGAAACAAGAACCATGCAATAGTCAAACAGATTGCTTTACCACCTCTACTTGATTAATCTGGCACAATCTGACGAACTCATGTTAAGTAATAGTTGAGGAACAATGTTGAGTGTGCAAACAGTAGATTAACCAGAGATATATGACCAAAGCGTGTTAAGTAATAGTCAATAAATAATTTTGTCATAGTGAATGAGAGAGCAGTGACTTTGGGATTCTTAATCGTCGCAGACTTGGCAGTCCTGACTCTCCTGAGCTATCTTTCAAGTCAAAACTTTTGTGGAATAGAAATGCAATAATACAGAACGGAAAGCATCAGACAGAGCATATCGGCAACGAGGTATGCATGTTGATGGAGACTACGGAGTAATATTTATCCATATACACTTCAGttaaatcaatttatataaaccTAGGTGACTTATATGTACCTGAATTCATATGAGCAGTGTTGACATCTGGCAGTTGGGGGCTACTACCTCTGAAGAAAATCAATGGCAACGTATGCTATAGACATTGAAGAGAACCATGGCACCATTCCAGCTAGAACATGGCAAGGCACCAAAACCAGTAAGGTATTGCGTAATTAACCATTAGCTATATGAGTCTgcatttaaaacaaaattgacattttaaacaAATCACTCATAGCATGATAATCGACATAAAAAGAAAACACTGAAAGAACCTTACTTGTGACTCAACCAAGCCCAAATAAACGCTAAAGCTAAGGACTATTCAAACCATATATTTATAAATCCAACAACACTTCAAACAACATTAGATATTTGGCCACAATCCATCACTATTACATTTACACCAGATACTCCTTCCCAAACTATATATGAAGCGAATGAATCAATCAAATGCTTAAATGGGttactaagaaaaaaaaaatacccatTGTGAAGAAGGGCAGAAAACACAACTGGCTTGGAATGCTGTTAGGCTTGGTCGGTAAAGCCCACTGAACTTCTTTGGTTATCATCCACAATCTCAGTCACTAGGGAAGAGCCATTACCAATAGACGATTCTGAACAACCACTCGATAATCTTGTATTGTAACCGGAGAAGTCGCTGCCATTAGATAACCCAATTCCCGAATCAGCCTTTACCCCGCAAAAAGACTCCCCTGAAACCAGTGCTTGCAACAATTTGGGTGCTGGAGGAACAGTCACTTCCACCAGCCCTTCCAACATTTTCACTACCATCCCCATGGTAGGCCGCATTGCCTCGGCATCCTGTATGCACCACACTGCCACCATTGCAGCACGCTCTGCCTCCTCAATATTATATGTGCATCCGAGCCTATTGTCAATAACTTCCCTTACATTGCCCTCAATTATTTTCTGTGCCGCCCGTGGAGGAAAGAACAAACTGTCAGTTGTTTCACTTGCACCCTCTCTTCCACCTACAGATTGGCGCGCCTCCACATTTCTGCGGCCTGCAAGTAATTCTATTAGTGTCATTCCATAGCTGTATACATCGGCTTTCATGGTGATTGCCACACCAGATATCCACTCTGGTGCCATATAACCCCTGGTGCCCCTCATTGTGGCTAATACCCGACTAAAGTCCCGTACAACTAGCTTTGCCAACCCAAAATCTGACACCTTTGCAGTGCAAGAACTATCAAGCAAAATGTTTTCTGGTTTGATATCACAATGGATTATGCACTCTCTACACTCCTCATGTAAATATGCAATGCCTCTTGCCATACCAACTGCTATCCGAAATCTAACATCCCAACTCAAATTTGGACCATCTTGACGTAGGTACACACTAAGAGCACCATTTGGCATGTAATCATAAACCAAAAGTCTATGGGAATTTTCTGAGCAGAAGCCTCTAAGTCTGACAAGATTGACATGTTGAATGTTCCCAATCGTGCAAACTTCCGCTTGGAATTCTTTCTGTCCACCACCTGGCCTATCTAAGCGCTTCACTGCAACAATAGTAGAATCTAATAACTCCCCGTGGAAAACAGCTCCAAATCCACCATGCCCAAGTTTGTCTGAAAAACCCCGTGTTGCAGTGTCAAGTTCTTTATAAGAAAATACCTTCAAATTAAAGGTTGACATAAGCtgaaccttttctttttctctcttcttcttctctcttacCTTAATAAAAATCACCACCACCGCCGCTACAAAGCCCAAAATTACAATTGACCCAACAATGCTAGCACTCAAAACAACACGAATTGGCaccttcttctccaatctcgTTGCACTTTTTTGCACCCTTAAATAGAAATCATTAACAAATCCACTTTCGGAGGTCAAATTTTGCAAATTCGAGAGAGACCCGTTATACACTCTACAGATGCCAGTAATGTTATCGTAGTCCACACCTATACAAGTACATAAAAGCAAGCATATGTCCTGACAATCGTCAAAGTCAGTTCTATAAGGCTTACTATAACTTCCAACATATCTCACAACACCAACCTTGTCAAACCTATCATCCCTCTGACCACAAGCCACTCCCTCATTATACACCCGGCGGCAACCCCCCGAGTAGTCCCCTAAGTTCCAACTAGACTCATCCACCGGCTGAAAACCGGAGTCACACTCACATGGCCTAGGTGTTTCACCATTGCAAACCCCAAAAGGCCCACACATACCAAACACTCTGCACTTTTTCTCAGGCTGAAACCAAAACGTGTTCCAGGTCTGCGTTGCCCAAGTGAAC from Malus domestica chromosome 01, GDT2T_hap1 includes:
- the LOC103416197 gene encoding protein DETOXIFICATION 34-like translates to MIDGVDDAVSSLEPAELHHAPPAFIGSSDGDYPVIHTFQDAKSICFVETTKLWSIAGPIAFNILCNYGVNSFTNIFVGHIGNVELSAVAISLSVISNFSFGFLLGMASALETLCGQAFGAGQVDMLGVYMQRSWIILFAACIAILPLYIYSAPVLKLLGQEDDIADLAGKFSIQTIPQMFSLAINFPTQKFLQAQSKVGVLAWIGFISLIAHIGILFLFIKVFGWGTGGAAAAYDISAWGMALAQVVYIVGWCTDGWKGLSWLAFKELWSFAKLSIASAVMLCLEIWYFMTIIVLTGHLDDPVIAVGSLSICMNVNGWEGMLFIGINAAISVRVSNELGSAHPRAAKYSVIITILESLLIGMIFALVILAAKDHFAIIFTESKEMQQAVSRLAFLLSVTMLLNSVQPVISGVAVGGGWQALVAYINLFCYYIVGLPLGFLLGYRTSLRVEGIWIGMIFGTLLQTLILLYIVYNTNWNKEVEQASERMRQWTGEELGDPKKWSGQENGLQTQAI
- the LOC114822583 gene encoding G-type lectin S-receptor-like serine/threonine-protein kinase SD2-2 translates to MNEISPRPPSPPPAMASSMLPISLLLLLLQALLLKPINAIPVDELSPRIESQFYTRAKVPDFPDSPTRSTNGSPVPATATATLPNLQYPMARNSEVVIFGNATLSSPNRTFELGFFSTNNESPKWYLGIWYALIPVPTYVWVANRGRAVNNLTSSSLEITGSGRLVVKESGNSIVWSSTNAGIGVSVELLENGNLVLLTQGGTVAWQSFDYPTDTWLPGMNLTSERGLTCWRSYIDPSPGLYSLRLRPPEYGEFELVFNGTASYWTTGNWTGNAFANVPQMTVPYIYKFHFIDPFTPTASFGFTESPLDGRLDPPLTRFQMDPSGQLRQFTWATQTWNTFWFQPEKKCRVFGMCGPFGVCNGETPRPCECDSGFQPVDESSWNLGDYSGGCRRVYNEGVACGQRDDRFDKVGVVRYVGSYSKPYRTDFDDCQDICLLLCTCIGVDYDNITGICRVYNGSLSNLQNLTSESGFVNDFYLRVQKSATRLEKKVPIRVVLSASIVGSIVILGFVAAVVVIFIKVREKKKREKEKVQLMSTFNLKVFSYKELDTATRGFSDKLGHGGFGAVFHGELLDSTIVAVKRLDRPGGGQKEFQAEVCTIGNIQHVNLVRLRGFCSENSHRLLVYDYMPNGALSVYLRQDGPNLSWDVRFRIAVGMARGIAYLHEECRECIIHCDIKPENILLDSSCTAKVSDFGLAKLVVRDFSRVLATMRGTRGYMAPEWISGVAITMKADVYSYGMTLIELLAGRRNVEARQSVGGREGASETTDSLFFPPRAAQKIIEGNVREVIDNRLGCTYNIEEAERAAMVAVWCIQDAEAMRPTMGMVVKMLEGLVEVTVPPAPKLLQALVSGESFCGVKADSGIGLSNGSDFSGYNTRLSSGCSESSIGNGSSLVTEIVDDNQRSSVGFTDQA